A genomic region of Rhizobium sp. NXC24 contains the following coding sequences:
- a CDS encoding acetyl/propionyl/methylcrotonyl-CoA carboxylase subunit alpha: MFSKILIANRGEIACRIVRTARRMGIRTVAVYSDADIAALHVALADEVVHIGPATASESYLSKERIIAAARRFGAEAVHPGYGFLSENADFAEAVEAAGLVFIGPFPASIRAMGLKDAAKALMERAGVPVVPGYHGDKQDAVFLAERAAEIGFPVLIKARAGGGGKGMRRVDRPEDFASALEAARREAKSAFGDDAVLIEKYLTQPRHIEMQVFGDSHGNVVHLFERDCSLQRRHQKVIEEAPAPGMTEEMRSAMGEAAVRAARAIDYRGAGTVEFIADVSEGLSPDRFFFMEMNTRLQVEHPVTEAIAGVDLVEWQLRIAGGEPLPKSQAELAIEGWAFEARLYAEDPLRGFLPATGTLSHLRFPDGDVRIDTGVRQGDSITPHYDPLIAKLTVHAPTRQAALAKLARALQDTQIAGTTSNLDFLVRLSQQPDFVAGHPDTGLIDREAETLTAAPIPDDIALAIAAIFEAGALARSFARDPWQALGAWQLWGEVSRPVTLHHSGGHTNCRVIAKGQDLFSVHFDDNAVAVRIINRNDDGCRVEIDGQQLRADFFQTPHDMTLFLDGRTHHFHRPDPLDGAEEEAAGGDRLVAPMPGLIKIVRVQEGDMVAKGEALIVMEAMKMELTLTATRDGVVESLHVGEGDQTSESAVLLSLRPEDAQ, translated from the coding sequence ATGTTTTCGAAGATATTGATCGCCAATCGCGGAGAAATCGCCTGCCGGATCGTCCGTACGGCAAGGCGGATGGGCATTCGCACGGTCGCCGTTTATTCCGACGCCGATATCGCCGCACTGCATGTGGCACTGGCCGATGAGGTGGTCCATATCGGCCCGGCAACGGCGAGCGAAAGCTATCTTTCGAAGGAGCGGATCATCGCTGCCGCACGGCGATTCGGCGCCGAGGCCGTTCACCCCGGCTACGGCTTTCTCTCGGAAAATGCCGATTTCGCAGAGGCCGTCGAAGCGGCCGGACTGGTTTTCATTGGCCCATTCCCAGCCTCAATCCGCGCCATGGGCCTGAAGGATGCGGCCAAGGCGTTGATGGAGCGCGCCGGCGTGCCTGTCGTTCCCGGCTATCACGGTGATAAGCAGGACGCGGTGTTCCTCGCGGAGCGGGCAGCGGAGATCGGCTTTCCCGTGCTGATCAAGGCACGGGCCGGCGGCGGCGGCAAGGGTATGCGGCGTGTCGATCGGCCGGAGGATTTCGCGTCTGCGTTGGAAGCGGCGAGACGCGAGGCGAAATCGGCCTTCGGTGATGATGCGGTGCTGATCGAAAAATATCTGACCCAGCCCCGTCACATCGAGATGCAGGTCTTCGGCGACAGCCATGGCAACGTCGTCCATCTCTTCGAGCGCGATTGCTCTCTGCAGCGGCGGCACCAGAAGGTGATCGAGGAGGCGCCTGCGCCCGGCATGACGGAAGAGATGCGCAGCGCCATGGGCGAAGCTGCCGTCCGCGCGGCGCGGGCCATCGACTATCGCGGCGCCGGCACGGTCGAGTTCATTGCCGATGTCTCCGAAGGCCTGTCGCCGGATCGTTTCTTCTTCATGGAAATGAACACCCGCCTGCAGGTCGAGCATCCCGTCACCGAGGCGATCGCCGGGGTCGATCTGGTCGAATGGCAATTGCGGATTGCCGGCGGCGAACCCTTGCCGAAGAGCCAAGCCGAGCTTGCCATCGAGGGCTGGGCTTTCGAGGCGCGGCTTTATGCCGAAGACCCGTTGCGGGGTTTTCTGCCGGCGACCGGCACGCTCTCCCATCTCAGATTTCCCGACGGCGATGTCCGCATCGACACCGGCGTGCGCCAGGGCGATAGCATCACCCCGCATTACGATCCTTTGATCGCCAAGCTCACTGTCCACGCCCCAACTCGCCAAGCCGCCCTCGCCAAGCTGGCGCGAGCGCTGCAGGATACGCAGATCGCCGGAACAACAAGCAATCTCGATTTCTTGGTCCGCTTGAGCCAACAGCCGGATTTCGTTGCGGGCCATCCGGATACGGGCCTGATCGACCGCGAGGCAGAGACGCTGACCGCAGCACCGATACCAGACGATATCGCGCTTGCCATCGCTGCCATCTTCGAGGCGGGAGCCTTGGCGCGGTCCTTTGCGCGCGACCCCTGGCAAGCGCTTGGCGCCTGGCAGCTTTGGGGCGAGGTGAGCCGGCCTGTTACGCTGCATCACAGTGGCGGCCATACGAACTGCCGCGTGATTGCGAAAGGACAAGATCTCTTCTCGGTGCATTTCGATGATAACGCTGTCGCCGTTCGCATCATCAACCGCAATGATGACGGCTGCCGTGTGGAGATCGACGGGCAGCAATTGCGTGCCGACTTTTTCCAAACGCCGCATGACATGACGCTGTTCCTCGATGGCCGCACCCATCATTTCCATCGGCCTGACCCCTTGGATGGCGCCGAGGAAGAGGCCGCCGGTGGCGACCGGCTGGTTGCGCCTATGCCCGGCCTCATCAAGATTGTTCGGGTTCAGGAAGGCGATATGGTGGCGAAGGGTGAGGCGCTGATCGTCATGGAGGCCATGAAGATGGAGCTGACGCTGACGGCGACGCGCGACGGTGTGGTGGAAAGCCTGCATGTCGGCGAAGGCGATCAGACCAGCGAAAGCGCCGTCCTGCTGTCGCTCCGGCCGGAGGATGCGCAATGA
- a CDS encoding carboxyl transferase domain-containing protein, with product MTVLKSEITAHSDRFRDNRAAMLEAIGVAKAAVLRAAEGGGAQARERHVSRGKMLPRDRVAGLIDPATPFLEIGTTAAHGMYGDEAPGAGLIAGIGRVVGRDCMIVCNDATVKGGTYYPITVKKHLRAQEIAAENNLPCLYLVDSGGANLPNQDEVFPDRDHFGRIFYNQANMSAAGIPQIAVVMGSCTAGGAYVPAMSDETIIVEGQGTIFLAGPPLVKAATGEVVSAEDLGGGDVHTRLSGVADHLARDDAHALALARQAVANLNRHKPTTVELREPEPPLYDPEDMLGIVPSDLRTPYDVREVIARIVDGSRFDEFKARYGATLVCGFAHIHGIPVGIIANNGVLFSESALKGAHFVELCSQRKIPLVFLQNITGFMVGRKYETEGIAKHGAKLVTAVATTRVPKITMLIGGSFGAGNYGMAGRAYSPRFLWTWPNSRISVMGGEQAAGVLATVRGEALARAGKPWTKEEEAAFKQPTLKMFETQSHPLYASARLWDDGIIDPRKSRDVLALSLSAALNAPIEDTRFGLFRM from the coding sequence ATGACCGTCCTGAAGTCAGAAATAACCGCCCATTCGGACCGTTTCAGGGACAATCGCGCCGCGATGCTGGAGGCGATCGGCGTGGCAAAGGCGGCGGTCTTGCGGGCGGCGGAGGGCGGCGGTGCGCAGGCGCGCGAGCGCCATGTCAGCCGCGGCAAGATGCTGCCGCGTGACCGGGTGGCAGGATTGATCGATCCGGCGACGCCCTTTCTCGAAATCGGTACGACGGCTGCGCATGGCATGTATGGCGATGAAGCGCCGGGTGCGGGGTTGATCGCCGGCATCGGCCGCGTGGTGGGCCGCGATTGCATGATCGTCTGCAACGACGCCACCGTAAAGGGCGGCACCTACTATCCGATCACGGTGAAGAAGCATTTGCGGGCGCAGGAGATTGCGGCGGAAAATAATCTGCCCTGCCTCTATCTGGTCGATTCCGGCGGAGCCAACCTGCCGAATCAGGACGAAGTCTTTCCCGATCGCGATCACTTCGGCCGCATCTTCTACAATCAAGCTAATATGTCGGCGGCCGGCATTCCGCAGATCGCTGTGGTCATGGGTTCATGCACCGCCGGCGGCGCCTATGTGCCGGCCATGTCCGACGAGACCATCATCGTCGAGGGGCAGGGGACGATCTTTCTTGCCGGGCCGCCGCTGGTCAAAGCCGCGACCGGTGAGGTGGTTTCGGCCGAAGATCTTGGCGGCGGCGATGTGCATACGCGTCTTTCCGGCGTCGCCGATCATCTGGCGCGCGACGATGCCCATGCGCTGGCCTTGGCGCGGCAGGCCGTTGCCAATCTCAATCGCCACAAACCGACAACTGTGGAGCTGCGGGAGCCGGAGCCGCCGCTCTACGATCCGGAAGACATGCTCGGCATCGTGCCCTCCGATCTGCGCACGCCCTACGATGTTCGCGAAGTCATCGCGCGCATCGTCGACGGCTCGCGCTTTGACGAATTCAAGGCGCGCTATGGCGCGACACTGGTCTGCGGCTTTGCCCATATCCACGGCATTCCCGTCGGCATCATCGCCAACAACGGCGTGCTGTTTTCGGAATCGGCGCTGAAGGGTGCGCATTTCGTTGAACTTTGCTCGCAGCGGAAAATCCCGCTGGTCTTCCTGCAGAATATCACCGGCTTCATGGTCGGCCGGAAATACGAGACGGAAGGCATCGCCAAGCACGGAGCCAAGCTGGTGACGGCTGTGGCGACGACGAGGGTGCCGAAGATCACCATGCTAATCGGCGGTTCTTTCGGCGCCGGCAACTACGGCATGGCCGGCCGTGCCTATTCTCCGCGCTTTCTCTGGACCTGGCCCAACAGCCGTATCTCCGTCATGGGCGGAGAGCAGGCGGCCGGCGTGCTGGCGACGGTACGTGGCGAGGCCCTGGCGCGCGCCGGCAAGCCTTGGACGAAGGAGGAAGAGGCAGCCTTCAAACAGCCGACGCTCAAGATGTTCGAGACCCAGAGCCACCCGCTCTATGCCTCGGCGCGTCTCTGGGACGACGGCATCATCGACCCACGCAAGAGCCGCGATGTGCTGGCGCTGTCGCTCTCGGCCGCGCTCAATGCGCCCATCGAAGACACTCGCTTCGGCCTGTTCAGGATGTGA
- a CDS encoding crotonase/enoyl-CoA hydratase family protein, translating into MTSQTIHIAIEERGVARLTLARPEKHNALSVEMIDALTEAAYDLGRDASVRVVVLTGEGASFCAGGDLGWMRAQFEATRAGRIVEARRLAMMFKALNELPKPLIARVHGNAFGGGVGILSICDLVVAAATARFGLTEVRLGIIPATISPYVVARIGEAKARPLFLSGKVIDAWQAHAAGLLSRVVPEDALDEAIESEIRHLLAASPQAAARAKALARSLGMPITDELIDHVITQLADTWETEEAREGVAAFFERREPSWR; encoded by the coding sequence ATGACATCGCAAACCATCCATATCGCCATCGAGGAACGTGGCGTCGCCCGCCTGACTTTGGCGCGCCCGGAAAAACACAACGCCCTGTCGGTTGAAATGATCGATGCCCTGACCGAGGCTGCTTACGATCTTGGCAGGGATGCGAGCGTGCGCGTCGTGGTGCTTACGGGCGAGGGCGCGAGCTTCTGCGCCGGTGGCGATCTCGGTTGGATGCGGGCGCAGTTCGAAGCCACTCGTGCCGGCCGCATCGTTGAAGCCCGGCGGCTCGCGATGATGTTCAAGGCCCTGAACGAATTGCCGAAGCCGCTGATCGCCCGTGTGCACGGCAATGCCTTCGGCGGCGGCGTCGGCATCCTCAGCATCTGCGATCTGGTCGTTGCGGCCGCGACTGCCCGCTTCGGCCTGACGGAAGTTCGCCTCGGCATCATCCCCGCCACCATCAGCCCCTATGTCGTTGCCCGCATTGGCGAGGCCAAGGCCCGTCCGCTTTTTCTTTCCGGCAAAGTCATCGACGCCTGGCAAGCCCACGCCGCCGGCCTCTTGTCCCGCGTCGTCCCAGAGGATGCACTCGACGAAGCCATCGAATCTGAAATCCGTCATCTCCTCGCCGCCTCGCCACAGGCGGCTGCGCGCGCCAAGGCATTGGCCCGTTCCCTCGGCATGCCGATCACCGACGAGCTCATCGACCATGTCATCACGCAACTGGCCGACACGTGGGAGACGGAGGAAGCAAGGGAAGGGGTAGCGGCATTCTTCGAGCGGCGGGAGCCAAGCTGGAGATAG
- a CDS encoding TIGR03808 family TAT-translocated repetitive protein, translating to MVQRRAFLAYIAASAATDLFASHAFAAPLAKIAGAEMRGPIDAIAYRATPGTSDIRSGKLQAMIDNAARNNAPVFLPPGNYDVSNLSLPDNTRITGIPGASRLVYGGEGHLMSADKARRIELSGLVVDGGNRWLADYAGGLLQFTGVDQVLIDNCEIAGSRKHALQLERCGGRIERSRISGAAEAGLYSVQSTGLTVTGNTVEDCGNGGILIHRWDKGADGSIVTGNRIARIGANDGGTGQNGNGINIFRADDVLVSGNHIADCAFTAVRANSASNVQITGNQCLRSGETAIFCEFEFEGAVVSNNLVDGAANGIAIANFDKGGRLASVTGNIIRNLSLTGPYPQESGFGIGISAEADTLIASNLIESAPLWGLKLGWGPYLRNIVANGNIIRQAPIGCAVSVADGAGAAVISDNLFQQVEKGAVIGFRWDKPASGDLTVTGREDFPQLTIEKNRLT from the coding sequence ATGGTCCAGCGTCGCGCGTTCCTCGCCTATATCGCCGCCTCGGCTGCAACCGACCTATTTGCTTCGCACGCCTTTGCTGCGCCGCTCGCCAAGATCGCGGGTGCCGAGATGCGTGGACCGATCGATGCCATCGCCTATAGGGCGACGCCGGGCACCAGCGATATCAGAAGCGGCAAGCTCCAGGCGATGATTGATAACGCCGCGCGCAACAACGCGCCGGTCTTCCTGCCGCCAGGCAACTACGATGTCTCGAACCTTTCGCTGCCCGACAATACCCGCATCACCGGCATTCCCGGCGCTTCGCGGCTCGTCTATGGCGGCGAAGGCCATCTGATGAGCGCCGACAAGGCCAGGCGCATCGAACTCTCCGGTCTCGTTGTTGATGGCGGCAATCGCTGGCTTGCCGACTATGCCGGCGGATTGCTGCAATTTACCGGCGTTGATCAGGTGCTGATCGACAATTGCGAAATCGCCGGCAGCCGCAAACATGCGCTGCAACTGGAGCGCTGCGGCGGGCGGATCGAACGCAGCCGCATATCGGGCGCCGCAGAAGCCGGCCTCTATTCCGTCCAGTCGACCGGACTGACGGTCACCGGCAATACTGTCGAGGATTGCGGTAATGGCGGCATTCTCATCCATCGTTGGGACAAGGGCGCAGACGGCAGCATCGTCACCGGCAATCGCATCGCCCGCATCGGCGCCAATGATGGCGGCACCGGCCAGAACGGCAACGGCATCAATATCTTTCGCGCCGACGATGTCCTGGTCTCCGGAAACCACATCGCCGATTGCGCCTTCACTGCTGTCCGCGCCAATTCGGCATCGAACGTGCAAATCACAGGCAATCAATGCCTGCGCTCCGGCGAAACGGCGATCTTCTGCGAATTCGAGTTCGAAGGCGCCGTGGTCAGCAACAATCTCGTCGACGGCGCGGCAAACGGTATCGCGATTGCCAATTTCGACAAGGGCGGGCGGCTCGCTAGTGTCACCGGCAATATCATCCGCAACCTGTCGCTGACCGGACCCTACCCTCAGGAAAGCGGCTTCGGCATCGGAATCTCGGCCGAAGCCGATACGCTAATTGCCTCGAACCTCATCGAAAGCGCCCCGCTCTGGGGCCTGAAACTCGGCTGGGGTCCCTATCTCCGCAACATCGTCGCTAATGGCAATATCATCCGCCAAGCACCCATCGGCTGCGCCGTCTCCGTTGCCGACGGCGCGGGTGCGGCTGTCATTTCCGACAATCTGTTCCAACAAGTGGAAAAAGGCGCTGTCATCGGCTTTCGCTGGGACAAACCGGCTTCCGGTGACTTGACGGTAACAGGGCGCGAAGATTTTCCACAACTGACAATAGAGAAAAACAGGTTGACGTAG
- a CDS encoding RidA family protein: MKRDIINAKNAPQPRGGYAQAVKLENFERLLFVSGQIPTTADDALPDGFPAQARQVWLNVDAQLKAAGMSKADIVKVTTYLADRHHTIENREIRSEYLGPLTPAMTVVISGIFDTAWLLEVEVVAAQ; the protein is encoded by the coding sequence ATGAAACGCGACATCATCAATGCCAAGAATGCACCTCAGCCACGTGGCGGCTATGCCCAGGCCGTGAAACTCGAAAATTTCGAGAGATTGCTGTTTGTCAGCGGCCAGATTCCGACAACCGCGGACGATGCGCTTCCCGACGGCTTTCCGGCGCAGGCGCGTCAGGTCTGGCTCAATGTTGACGCTCAGCTCAAGGCGGCCGGCATGAGCAAGGCCGATATCGTCAAGGTCACCACCTATCTCGCCGACCGCCACCATACGATCGAGAACCGCGAGATCCGCAGTGAGTATTTGGGCCCGCTCACCCCGGCGATGACGGTGGTGATATCGGGCATTTTCGACACCGCATGGCTGCTCGAAGTCGAGGTCGTCGCCGCGCAATAG
- a CDS encoding EAL domain-containing protein, which yields MNKPAFQHARTGERGRSLDVETERLLAATQALMAANAHHVADGIEQLRLKAIVHELPDFLFVKDRESRFVFANAATAKSLGLERASAITGKTDFDLVPLERATKYFRIEQEIIATGKPRLDMEDVIPSATGGKPVYRLTSKLPLRNDRGEVIGLICISRDITERKRQEHLRRSQAELLEMIAKSEPLEMILEAVVLMVEDQLTDIKGSVLLLDPEGIHLSHGAAPNLPAAYSRLIDGVAIGPKVGSCGTAAWRGKPVFVNDTQTDPLWEDFCVLAAQFGLRSCWSTPIMTSQGNVLGTFALYSGTVREPTERELELVAMATHIAGIAIERKRAEDRIYFMAHHDDLTGLPNRAFLKENMAKILFKARRNGRKVTVAYVDLDNFKQVNDSRGHSAGDELLKELTARMVDSLRASDMVVRLGGDEFLLVIVHQSRHDTGITRRLRELQKAITQPVLIGEIEVAVTSSIGVAAFPADGETPEELIACADAAMYKAKEHGRNRLQYHIQRSDAAGVMPLSEQEELRKAIGAKQFFLEYQPQVDVASGRVVGLEALVRWRHPRHGMLPPGQFIPLAEESGLIIPLGLFVLNEACRQAKEWQEMGLPPVTVAVNVSARQFSDPALAVHVTEALEASGLGAQWLELELTESTLMHDVPRALHVMQALKALGVRLSIDDFGTGYSSLAALKTFPFDRLKMDRSFVEALPRDETTVAIASTVISLARLLRLAVVAEGVETDEQLEFLRQSQCHDAQGFYFSRPVGAAEIPRILTNAYDRLA from the coding sequence ATGAATAAGCCGGCTTTTCAGCATGCGCGGACAGGCGAGCGTGGTCGTTCGCTTGATGTCGAGACGGAGCGCCTGTTGGCAGCTACGCAGGCGCTGATGGCGGCGAACGCGCACCACGTCGCCGATGGCATCGAGCAATTGCGCCTCAAGGCGATCGTGCATGAGCTGCCGGACTTTCTCTTCGTCAAGGATCGGGAAAGCCGCTTTGTCTTCGCGAATGCCGCCACGGCAAAAAGTCTCGGCTTGGAAAGAGCGAGCGCGATCACCGGAAAGACTGATTTCGATCTGGTGCCGCTGGAGCGGGCGACGAAATATTTCCGTATCGAGCAGGAAATCATCGCTACCGGCAAGCCGCGGCTCGATATGGAGGACGTCATTCCCTCTGCGACCGGCGGCAAGCCGGTCTATCGGTTGACCTCGAAGTTACCGCTGCGCAATGACCGCGGCGAGGTGATCGGCCTGATCTGCATTTCACGCGATATCACCGAGCGCAAGCGCCAGGAGCATCTGCGCCGCAGCCAGGCCGAGCTATTGGAGATGATCGCCAAGAGCGAGCCGCTGGAGATGATCCTCGAGGCGGTGGTGTTGATGGTCGAGGATCAACTTACCGATATCAAAGGATCGGTGCTGCTGCTGGATCCGGAAGGCATCCATCTCTCCCATGGAGCGGCACCCAATCTGCCCGCTGCCTATAGCCGTCTGATCGATGGCGTCGCCATCGGCCCGAAAGTCGGCTCCTGCGGCACGGCCGCCTGGCGCGGCAAGCCAGTCTTCGTCAACGACACCCAGACGGATCCGCTCTGGGAGGACTTTTGTGTTCTGGCCGCGCAATTCGGCCTACGCTCATGCTGGTCGACGCCGATCATGACCTCGCAGGGCAATGTGCTTGGCACTTTCGCGCTTTATTCCGGCACCGTGCGCGAGCCGACCGAACGCGAGCTGGAGCTGGTTGCCATGGCGACCCACATCGCTGGCATCGCCATCGAGCGCAAGCGCGCCGAAGACCGCATCTATTTCATGGCCCATCATGACGACCTGACGGGTCTGCCGAACCGCGCCTTTCTCAAGGAGAACATGGCGAAAATCCTGTTCAAGGCGCGCCGAAACGGCCGCAAGGTGACGGTCGCTTATGTCGATCTCGACAATTTCAAGCAGGTCAATGACAGCCGCGGCCACAGCGCCGGCGATGAGCTGTTGAAGGAGTTGACGGCGCGCATGGTCGATAGCCTCAGGGCTTCCGATATGGTGGTGCGCCTCGGCGGCGACGAATTCCTGCTGGTCATCGTCCATCAGTCGCGCCACGACACTGGCATCACGCGGCGGCTGCGTGAACTGCAGAAGGCGATCACGCAGCCGGTGCTGATCGGGGAGATCGAGGTTGCCGTGACGAGCAGTATCGGCGTCGCAGCCTTTCCAGCCGATGGGGAGACGCCGGAGGAGCTGATCGCCTGCGCCGACGCGGCCATGTACAAGGCCAAGGAGCATGGCCGTAACCGGCTGCAATATCATATTCAGAGATCGGACGCGGCGGGCGTCATGCCGCTGAGCGAGCAGGAAGAATTACGCAAGGCGATCGGCGCCAAGCAGTTCTTTCTGGAATACCAGCCGCAGGTCGATGTCGCGAGCGGCCGGGTGGTCGGCCTGGAGGCGTTGGTGCGCTGGCGTCATCCGCGCCACGGCATGCTGCCGCCCGGTCAGTTCATCCCGCTGGCGGAAGAATCCGGGCTGATCATCCCGCTCGGCTTGTTCGTGCTGAACGAGGCCTGTCGACAGGCCAAGGAATGGCAGGAAATGGGCCTGCCGCCGGTTACGGTCGCCGTCAATGTTTCGGCTCGGCAATTCAGCGATCCGGCGCTTGCCGTGCACGTCACCGAAGCTCTGGAAGCAAGCGGCCTCGGCGCGCAATGGCTGGAGCTTGAGTTGACGGAGAGCACGCTGATGCATGACGTGCCGCGCGCCCTGCATGTGATGCAGGCACTGAAGGCGCTTGGCGTGCGTCTTTCCATCGACGATTTCGGCACCGGCTATTCCAGCTTGGCGGCGCTGAAGACTTTTCCCTTCGACCGTCTCAAAATGGATCGCTCCTTCGTTGAGGCGTTGCCGCGCGACGAGACGACCGTCGCCATCGCCTCCACCGTCATCTCGCTTGCACGGCTGCTGCGTCTGGCGGTCGTCGCCGAAGGAGTGGAAACGGACGAGCAACTCGAGTTCCTGCGTCAGAGTCAGTGCCATGACGCCCAGGGCTTCTATTTCTCGCGGCCGGTCGGAGCGGCGGAAATCCCGAGGATTCTGACGAACGCCTACGATCGCCTCGCTTGA
- a CDS encoding hydroxymethylglutaryl-CoA lyase produces the protein MTERPSNHVTIVEMAPRDGLQNEKRLIDTDTKIELVDLLSDCGFERIEVTSFVSPKWVPQLADAAGVMAGIKRKPGVRYAVLTPNMQGFEAALAAGADEVAIFASASESFSMRNINCSIAESIERFRPVAAASRDRGIPLRGYVSCVVECPYEGAVPPANAASVARQLRELGCYEISLGDTIGRGEPEAVDRMLEAVLADLPAAMLAGHFHDTSGRALDNIGVALDRGLRVFDAAAGGLGGCPFAPGAKGNVDTVSVHHYLALHGFETGLDDEKLANAAAFARSLRSAA, from the coding sequence ATGACCGAGCGTCCTTCCAACCATGTCACCATCGTCGAAATGGCACCACGAGACGGCCTGCAGAACGAGAAACGGCTGATCGACACGGACACCAAGATCGAATTGGTGGATCTGCTTTCCGACTGCGGTTTCGAGCGTATCGAGGTCACCAGCTTCGTCAGTCCGAAATGGGTGCCGCAGCTCGCCGATGCTGCCGGGGTCATGGCAGGCATCAAACGGAAGCCTGGTGTCCGCTATGCGGTGTTGACGCCGAATATGCAGGGGTTCGAGGCGGCGCTTGCCGCCGGCGCCGATGAGGTGGCGATCTTCGCATCGGCCTCCGAAAGCTTTTCGATGCGCAATATCAATTGCTCCATCGCCGAAAGCATAGAGCGTTTCCGGCCGGTGGCGGCCGCAAGCCGCGACCGCGGTATTCCGCTGCGCGGCTACGTCAGTTGCGTCGTTGAATGCCCTTATGAGGGCGCGGTGCCGCCGGCGAATGCAGCAAGCGTCGCTCGGCAATTGCGGGAGCTCGGCTGCTACGAGATCAGCCTCGGCGATACGATCGGCAGGGGCGAACCGGAGGCAGTGGACAGAATGCTGGAAGCCGTGCTTGCCGATCTTCCCGCCGCGATGCTGGCCGGCCATTTTCACGATACATCGGGCCGGGCGCTGGACAATATCGGCGTAGCCCTGGATCGGGGCCTGCGTGTGTTCGATGCCGCCGCCGGCGGTCTCGGCGGCTGTCCTTTCGCGCCCGGCGCCAAAGGGAATGTCGATACCGTGTCAGTTCACCACTATCTGGCATTGCATGGCTTCGAGACTGGCCTCGATGACGAGAAACTTGCCAACGCCGCCGCCTTTGCCCGTAGCCTCAGGAGCGCCGCATGA
- a CDS encoding carbon-nitrogen hydrolase family protein — MFDAVDKTGDVLARDLAWAEEQGIDLALFPECYLQGHSYDKEIARRRALSLDDPALKSLINRCASGKTTAIIGLFERRGEAICNSAVVVKAGQICGVYAKAHPLESGCVPGTDFPVWTLRDWRFGINICSDLRYPYTAARLARRGAGLICNPVNLMLRPHKAEKWHKPCLSGLQTCAKHTGCWVMSADVVGGNDDGWLSYGSTAIVDPNGVVVAKAKPYSEDVLVFDLPDRQPECGFDQKAPMIAT, encoded by the coding sequence ATGTTTGATGCCGTCGACAAGACAGGCGATGTGCTTGCACGCGATCTGGCATGGGCGGAGGAGCAAGGCATCGACCTCGCGCTTTTCCCGGAGTGCTATCTTCAGGGACACAGCTACGACAAGGAAATTGCCAGACGACGTGCGTTGTCTCTCGATGATCCCGCTCTGAAGTCTCTGATCAACCGCTGTGCATCGGGGAAGACGACTGCGATCATCGGCCTTTTCGAGCGGCGCGGGGAGGCGATCTGCAATAGCGCTGTTGTCGTAAAGGCAGGGCAGATATGCGGGGTCTATGCCAAGGCGCATCCGCTGGAAAGCGGCTGCGTGCCCGGAACGGATTTTCCGGTCTGGACGCTCCGCGATTGGCGCTTCGGCATCAATATCTGTTCCGATCTCCGATATCCCTACACGGCGGCTCGGCTCGCCAGAAGGGGAGCCGGCCTCATCTGCAATCCCGTCAACCTGATGCTGCGGCCTCACAAGGCGGAGAAGTGGCATAAGCCCTGCTTATCGGGCCTACAGACATGCGCCAAACATACGGGATGCTGGGTCATGTCGGCTGATGTTGTCGGCGGCAATGACGATGGCTGGCTAAGTTACGGCAGCACCGCGATCGTCGATCCGAACGGTGTCGTCGTTGCGAAGGCGAAGCCGTATAGCGAGGACGTCCTCGTCTTCGACCTGCCTGATCGACAACCCGAATGCGGATTCGATCAAAAAGCGCCAATGATCGCTACATAA
- a CDS encoding TMEM175 family protein, producing the protein MGKGRIEAFSDGVIAIIITIMVLELKVPHGEGVQALVPLIPTLLSYVLSFVYVGIYWNNHHHMFQAVKHVGGGVLWANLHLLFWLSLMPFATGWMDENDFAMTPVMVYGFVLLMCGFAYYILGQMLIRVHGRDSDFAHTLGSDRKAGISVSLYIVAIILAAINPFISLGIYFIVACIWLVPDRRFERMMK; encoded by the coding sequence ATGGGCAAGGGGCGTATCGAAGCCTTTTCCGATGGCGTGATCGCCATCATCATCACCATCATGGTGCTGGAATTGAAAGTGCCGCATGGCGAGGGGGTGCAGGCGCTCGTACCGCTGATCCCGACGCTGCTTTCCTATGTTCTGAGCTTCGTCTACGTCGGCATCTACTGGAACAATCACCATCATATGTTCCAGGCGGTGAAACACGTCGGGGGCGGCGTGCTTTGGGCCAATCTGCATCTGCTGTTCTGGCTGTCATTGATGCCCTTTGCCACCGGCTGGATGGACGAAAACGACTTCGCCATGACGCCCGTGATGGTCTATGGCTTCGTCTTGCTAATGTGCGGTTTTGCCTATTACATCCTCGGCCAGATGCTGATCCGTGTGCATGGCAGGGATTCCGATTTTGCCCACACGCTCGGTTCGGATCGTAAAGCCGGAATTTCCGTTAGCCTTTACATCGTCGCGATCATACTTGCCGCCATCAACCCGTTTATCTCCCTCGGCATCTATTTCATCGTCGCCTGCATATGGCTGGTGCCGGATCGACGGTTCGAGCGGATGATGAAGTAG